GCAATGGGCAACGttcctgttttctgagtcttTTGATTGGCTGGCTAGGCTGTGGGATCGATTcgcacagctggaaaatgtttgtaggACGAACATTTAtgcttttataagtatttatgtatattataaatatccatcagttatcTAAATACTCGTAACAGAAGCTACACTTATGTTatgatgtatgtattgtcgtagtatttttatttctttattcatagaGAGGTAAAGAGATATAGAGTGCTAGATAAGATGATTTTACTTTgatactacttttttttatattgatcaTATTAAAttctaacaaatatttttcaataatatcaGCAATCCTTTTAGATACTAAATTAACTAAGGTAAGGgctttatacaaataaattaaaattttatagtaaaGGGGGCAAGACTTGATAACAATATAAggtgatgtctaccaatccgcacttctccagcgtggtggactacggccttaacccggtTCCCGGTGgtttgccggtaatgggttgatagtaaTGAAGCGATGGTAAGCCCCAGGCTTGTCCCCGTCAGACCCGGAAGCGGAGCAACCCCGTCCGTACGTGCCGTCCGCCCGCGCCGCGGACTACTATAGCAGGTTCCACGAGCAGAACAGAGCCCGCGAGCTCCGAGAGGAGAGTATCTGGACTATAGCGGAGCGTCAGATGAAACAGCTCGACGTAAAAAGGTACAGGTAACAGAATGGTGTAGTAATTTCGTGAAGTGGGtcaataatttaacttttgaaCTGATTCATATAAaaagaaacaagaaaaaaatttgaatagcTTTTATATTCACTgactaaaatcaaaattaaatatttctttattcaagtagcaaGTGCATTTAGACCAATGAGGGACGAATTAATATGCAATTTATTTAGATGTGaggatttggcaaagtatcgtggcggcaccttattcagaggtagccagaatgctattagattttaagctAAGATAAGAGAAGTAGGAAGTATTAATTttcgtaaagggaacgatggggttgacattcttattgttaataaaagtccagaataaataaagaattaaaaaaaaaaaaaattggcacatagatgacactattgttcagtgtctgtgtgtatgtttttcagtgtctgggtgtttatatgtatattataagtatttatgtatcctattcataaaaatattcatcagtcatctaggtcccataacacaagctacgcttactttggggctggatggcgatgtgtgtagtttcgtagtatatttatttatttactgttttatgtggagtataaagattgaatgatataatgataataaattacaccacacagattctcttgcttttcgcggagtgtagcaaattaagcttgattttcataataataaattatgctgtctaagatggtagctggctaactaATCTTAATGAGGTCAAAACTGTGAATCTGATTTCCAGGAAACTTAATGCATTTTCACGTACTGGAAGCGAACCTGACTCAAGCAGCTTCGGGGCACAGGGTATGTGAAGaatgtatctatctatactaTAATGATATAcagtgcctcggagagcacataACGCTGCCGGACTTGCTGCTAATCTCTTCAGGtcggagctgccgtcccatcggactatgaaAGCGAGGGAATAGAGAATGcaccttaaatatttaaaaataataataataaaaaatataacgtcGTTGTcagttttaatgataggaaccACAACGCCCAGAGCtttctgataatttttttttgaccctgtatagaaaaatgtttgtacttCCTCAGGTATGGATCTGGTCAGACTGCCGATGCATCGCCACGTGTACACAGATGTTTCGGATTGTGTAGTGTGCGAAgtgttttgtaaaaataaaaaagcttttcaaaaaaacattatagagCCCCAAAAGTCTGCTGGTTGTGAACGCCAGTCGGAATCGTAAATTTTAttcgaaattattattttaaattataaattagagaAAAGGGTAAAGTAGAAGTAGAACTTTTCTTAGTAATATATCTACATTTTGTGAGAGAACTCGTAGTAAGGGGAAGTATTACaaccttgcttatttctgccgcctagCGGTCTGAAAGAAGTGGTTGCtgttgaatgaatgattgaatgaatatacttttattgtacaccacaagtGCATTAAACAAAAAGGCAatcatagcgatctcttccagtattgaattataatttatggAATTCCAAAAACACCATGCTCGAAGCATGTAAAAAATTATTGTGATAATGTGCGTTAGCGTACACCAAAACATCTTagatgataatatattattttagaaaaaatgtCGTCATAACAAAAGTTCGAAGTAACTTTTTAAAAGCATAACACAAGCGGTTTATTCGGTTTTTTAAACTCCCGCGGCAGCCGTTGGTTTCTTGTTATTTCCTACagtttattttcacttgtgttatcatcatattatatatgcccataaccggcccactacagagcacgagtctcgaACGATGAGAAGTGTGAAGGCAGTAGTGCAACAccctggctcagtgcggattggtggactccaaacgcctttgagaacattatagagaaggcacgcaggtttcctcacgaagtttttcttcaccgttgaatcaagttagatatttaattacttaaaacgcacataactttgaaaagttaatgGTGCGTattaggattcgaactcggcctcaagaaagtaaagccgaagtacTCACCACTAAGTTATTACCGCTTTACTTCCATTGTAttgtaatgtaaacaatctttttgttaatttttaccGACGATTTGTTATCGACTTGTATAGTTTTTAAACAAGTCAGAATGAGCTATAGAATTCTATTAACATACTGTTATTCTAATTAAGAAAATTTGTGTTTACAGAATAAGTGACTgtggtaataaaatatattatattttatttttatacatttttgagTTTTATTCTGCGTAAAAGTATTGAAAACTTGACCCGCATCTTTGTCCAAACCAAAATTCTATTTGTGATATATGACCAGCCCATAAAGTACCTTTTTAGAAGCTCCATTGAGCAGTGAAAACTTACATTTCTTCCATAACCCACTGCAATTCACCTTCTTTTACCGTTAAAATATGTGATAATGAATTGCTCAAAACATGCGTAACTCCGAAATGTTAAAAGGTACGCGCTGGATATCGAACTTGATACCCCAAAAAGAGAGGCCGAAGATTTAacaactatagtcgtaaaaatgtaataggcccgttttgacatttgtgcaagaccatggaatgtaacttggaacgaaactgaaagaaacaataaaataaaaatcaattacatacagtgttttaataaatttttttgggacgttaaataatatgaaagaatatatcgcgagtattctttttgcgcttacttcatagtagcatgcaatttataattgttgcgaaacgttccgaaaacagttacgttctcagtctttttttttttacactagagctgtaaccatttttttactgaatatcgaaattaaatattgtgtagttatctttactgcaaagaatgagcttggttctcaaaatgggttctaaataatgagtctgagttgatgtatctgaccaagcggcacatgactgaagcgtccccgcgcgcactgcgcagtttttcgttcctcatcttgtaaagttgactgtgcgctcgtttaagtttgatgtatattgtttactattacgttaactatggctcttctattatggacattaatttaaacatagtgatttgactcgatttttgtgtttgttgttatatagtactaactctgtttcaacatgttgaaaagtggacgtataatcaacagccagcgcgtattggttgtgaagttaaaggaatactttgaacgaacgaacactttacaatacataataatatcaatcaagtactgatacaaacttgaattgatttatcgtgagtatcgagtcccgagtcttatggttccataactagttacgtcgcgatgacaaatgtcaaaacgggcctattacatttttacgactataggcTATAATCCATTCGGCTATGCTATCCTTCATTCTTTTCAGGGTTTAGaattagtatattgtgcaacaagtgcgacaacgTCGCACTAGTCgcacataatattttgtattacataTGTGGGCACAAACCGGGGTCCAGttatttaatactattattaaattaaactgtcagacgcgtcaacctcaattcagttttaatatgtcgattgtgtttttttttgttattatttttttttattttagcaattttgtctaaatttgcgtgtgccaagaataatttacgtgcgacaaataaacttgtcgcactcaaataacagttttatttaagaaaaatctcacgcgtaattttaaaatgggcaaacggttctttttcaaccgcaacagcgagcgtcaagatactactttccccgcatgag
This portion of the Pararge aegeria chromosome 14, ilParAegt1.1, whole genome shotgun sequence genome encodes:
- the LOC120629529 gene encoding uncharacterized protein LOC120629529 isoform X1, which produces MANHWTNKYAIWQDLSVAQGREVPVEIDNTVIVAQDERPPPLPIIEDTEDEFYANYVGAGDSICGPDLDLISKMLQEVSRPTDATLTEEPPTLCPVGNASVSMFKRKEKKRDLENGLTSTPKPSDPEAEQPRPYVPSARAADYYSRFHEQNRARELREESIWTIAERQMKQLDVKRKLNAFSRTGSEPDSSSFGAQGMDLVRLPMHRHVYTDVSDCVVCEVFCKNKKAFQKNIIEPQKSAGCERQSES